A single Pirellulales bacterium DNA region contains:
- a CDS encoding glycosyltransferase family 2 protein has protein sequence MSTLETSRGQPVESAHALETRPSISVVMPIRNEARSIANTLEDLLRQRYARDRFEIIVVDGESTDNTREIVQAFVRKHGNVRLLANPRHWSSAARNIGVRAARGDLVLIVDGHCAIDSTDYLEELASAFARTRADCLGRPQPLEVSQPSTLQRAIGIARASRLGHHPASHVFATTEQEVPAHSVAVAYRRSVFERVGLFDESFDACEDVELNHRVDLAGMRCVVVPALRVSYHPRTTLAGLFRQMQRYGRGRLRLLRKHPETFSPLGFAPALFLMFVAAGPLAAIWSRRAGLFYVVVLSFYVLTTLGYSAVLALKARRWSLCAWLPAVFATLHSGAGIGILIEVPCQLRPRRTGQADSP, from the coding sequence ATGAGCACCTTAGAAACGAGTCGGGGACAGCCGGTGGAATCGGCGCATGCTTTGGAAACAAGACCGTCCATTTCGGTCGTCATGCCCATTCGCAACGAGGCACGCTCGATTGCGAACACCCTGGAGGACCTGCTACGGCAGCGCTACGCGCGCGATCGATTTGAAATCATCGTGGTCGACGGAGAATCGACGGACAATACGCGCGAGATCGTGCAAGCGTTTGTTCGCAAACATGGTAACGTTCGGTTGTTGGCAAACCCTCGGCATTGGTCGAGCGCCGCACGCAACATCGGCGTTCGCGCCGCGCGCGGCGACCTGGTCCTGATCGTGGACGGTCATTGCGCGATCGACTCGACCGACTACCTTGAGGAGCTGGCCTCGGCCTTTGCGCGTACTAGGGCCGATTGTCTGGGCCGGCCACAGCCGCTCGAGGTCTCGCAGCCGAGCACTTTGCAGCGGGCCATCGGCATCGCCCGCGCCTCGCGGCTGGGGCACCATCCGGCTTCGCATGTCTTCGCCACAACTGAGCAGGAAGTCCCGGCTCACAGTGTGGCGGTTGCCTACCGCCGGTCGGTCTTTGAGCGTGTGGGCCTGTTCGACGAGTCGTTCGACGCGTGTGAGGACGTCGAACTGAACCACCGCGTCGATCTGGCCGGCATGAGATGTGTCGTCGTGCCGGCCTTGCGCGTTTCGTATCACCCGCGGACTACATTGGCCGGGCTGTTTCGGCAGATGCAGCGTTACGGTCGTGGTCGGCTGCGGCTATTGCGCAAGCACCCCGAGACATTCTCGCCATTGGGTTTTGCCCCGGCATTGTTCCTGATGTTTGTCGCGGCCGGACCACTCGCTGCAATCTGGTCCCGCCGTGCCGGCCTATTTTATGTTGTCGTCCTCTCGTTCTACGTGCTGACGACCCTAGGCTACTCGGCCGTGCTGGCTCTGAAAGCGCGCCGCTGGTCGCTGTGCGCGTGGTTGCCGGCAGTGTTCGCAACATTGCACAGCGGTGCAGGCATCGGCATCTTGATCGAAGTACCTTGCCAACTACGCCCACGGCGCACTGGGCAAGCGGATTCACCGTGA
- a CDS encoding XrtA system polysaccharide deacetylase, which produces MLNALTIDVEDYFQVSGFERQVDRRDWDRYESRVVPNTYRLLKLLDEQRTHATFFVLGWVAERFPDLVRAIHRAGHEIGSHSYWHRLLYQLTPDEFRADLVRSRNVLEQIIGERVTAYRAPSFSVTKDSLWALEILADEGFISDSSIYPIYHDRYGIPDAQPALHRITTKAGALWELPASVLRVGRMNLPISGGGYFRLYPLPFTIRALRSVNDRLRRPFVFYTHPWEIDPAQPRLQVGSWLARRRHYVNLHSTERKLRRLLMTFQFGCLRDVIALADLALTPAQTLETVH; this is translated from the coding sequence ATGTTGAACGCACTTACCATCGACGTCGAAGACTATTTCCAGGTATCTGGATTTGAACGCCAGGTCGATCGCCGAGACTGGGATCGGTACGAGAGCCGCGTGGTGCCCAACACCTACCGATTGCTAAAACTTCTCGACGAGCAGCGGACCCACGCAACGTTCTTCGTCTTGGGATGGGTGGCCGAGCGTTTTCCGGATCTGGTGCGTGCCATCCACCGCGCCGGACACGAGATCGGATCGCACAGCTACTGGCACCGACTGTTATATCAGCTGACGCCGGACGAGTTCCGTGCGGACCTCGTACGGTCACGTAACGTACTCGAACAGATCATCGGGGAACGGGTCACCGCCTATCGCGCGCCCAGTTTCTCGGTCACCAAAGACTCGTTGTGGGCGCTCGAGATATTGGCCGACGAAGGATTTATTTCGGACTCAAGCATCTATCCGATCTATCACGATCGCTACGGCATACCTGACGCACAGCCGGCCCTGCACCGTATCACAACCAAGGCCGGCGCGTTGTGGGAGTTGCCGGCCTCGGTGCTGCGTGTGGGACGGATGAACCTGCCGATCTCGGGGGGTGGATACTTCAGGCTCTATCCCCTGCCATTCACCATTCGCGCGCTGCGAAGCGTCAATGATCGGCTGCGGCGACCTTTCGTGTTTTATACCCATCCTTGGGAAATCGATCCCGCCCAGCCGCGGCTGCAGGTTGGCTCTTGGCTGGCGCGACGACGCCACTATGTGAATCTGCATTCCACGGAGCGCAAGCTGCGGCGATTGTTGATGACTTTTCAATTCGGTTGCCTGCGCGACGTGATCGCCTTGGCCGACCTGGCCCTGACTCCGGCACAAACTCTCGAGACCGTTCACTGA
- a CDS encoding sugar transferase — protein MASITECQAVHRAEAAAAAAHSRPPVVAASYFRWKHIPDRVLAALLLLPAAPVLLLLVVVVRLTSPGPGIYRQTRVGRGGKNFTMYKIRTMRHDAEARTGPTWATNNDPRLTRVGHFIRSIHLDELPQLLNVVRGDMDLVGPRPERPEFTQVLAREVDGYLDRLVVRPGVTGLAQINLPPDTDLDSVRRKLVLDIDYIHTANAGLDLRILCWTALRILGFKGMTTALLGLGRVVDLPTADDVLVPSARETEVMRAITVDTVSVLHNGNSHSQNGNLHKHSLQHAKPR, from the coding sequence ATGGCCAGCATCACGGAATGTCAAGCGGTGCATCGCGCCGAAGCAGCCGCGGCCGCGGCGCACAGTCGACCGCCGGTCGTAGCCGCAAGCTATTTCCGTTGGAAGCACATTCCCGATCGAGTGCTGGCCGCCCTGTTGCTGCTTCCCGCAGCCCCGGTGTTGTTGCTGCTGGTCGTTGTCGTGCGACTGACCTCACCCGGGCCGGGCATCTACCGCCAGACACGCGTCGGGCGCGGGGGGAAGAACTTCACGATGTACAAAATACGGACCATGCGGCACGATGCCGAAGCACGAACCGGCCCGACTTGGGCCACGAACAACGATCCGCGTCTGACGCGCGTAGGGCACTTCATCCGCTCGATCCACCTCGATGAGCTGCCGCAGTTGTTGAACGTCGTACGTGGCGATATGGATCTCGTCGGTCCGCGTCCCGAGCGCCCGGAATTCACTCAGGTACTCGCCCGCGAAGTCGACGGCTATCTCGACCGGCTGGTCGTACGCCCCGGCGTGACGGGCCTGGCCCAAATCAATCTCCCGCCGGATACGGACCTTGACAGCGTGCGGCGCAAATTGGTGCTGGACATCGATTACATCCACACCGCCAACGCAGGCCTTGACTTGCGCATTCTATGTTGGACGGCACTGAGAATCTTGGGTTTCAAGGGAATGACGACGGCACTTCTCGGACTGGGCCGCGTTGTCGACTTGCCCACCGCGGACGATGTGCTGGTGCCAAGCGCCCGGGAGACCGAAGTGATGCGAGCCATCACGGTGGACACGGTGTCCGTATTGCACAATGGCAATAGTCACTCTCAAAACGGCAATCTCCACAAACATTCCTTGCAACACGCGAAACCGCGGTAA
- a CDS encoding exosortase-associated EpsI family protein, translating to MPRNLLVAILVTCVATAAAGWAEGRYSNRWGQPPDLVSAGNTLASVPERVGDWELKSSEPFENDVVDMLQCAGHFSREYTNSLTGESVRVALLVGPPGPTAVHTPEICYSSRGQTIVAPPKLVATRPEKDPEESLWRVVFRANDLEQNRFSVVYGWTGPQGRWRASANARYEHAGEPMLYKIQVAGPLTERMEQAGTDLCQQFLQDFLPALDATLFQIPPK from the coding sequence ATGCCAAGAAATCTTCTCGTTGCAATTTTGGTCACGTGCGTAGCCACGGCCGCCGCCGGTTGGGCCGAGGGCCGTTACAGCAATCGTTGGGGACAACCGCCCGATCTGGTTTCGGCCGGAAATACCCTGGCCAGCGTGCCAGAGCGCGTCGGCGATTGGGAACTGAAGTCTTCCGAGCCGTTCGAGAACGACGTGGTCGACATGCTGCAGTGCGCCGGCCATTTTTCGCGGGAGTACACGAATTCCCTCACAGGGGAATCCGTCCGGGTGGCACTTCTGGTGGGCCCTCCAGGTCCAACGGCCGTACATACGCCCGAGATTTGTTACTCGAGCCGAGGCCAAACCATCGTCGCGCCACCCAAACTCGTGGCAACACGCCCTGAAAAGGACCCCGAAGAGTCTCTGTGGCGGGTGGTGTTTCGCGCCAACGACTTGGAACAGAATCGCTTCAGCGTGGTCTACGGATGGACCGGCCCCCAGGGTCGCTGGCGAGCGTCAGCCAATGCTCGTTACGAACATGCGGGCGAGCCAATGCTCTACAAGATCCAAGTCGCCGGTCCGCTCACGGAACGGATGGAGCAGGCAGGGACTGATCTTTGTCAACAGTTCTTGCAAGATTTCTTGCCCGCCCTTGATGCCACGTTGTTCCAGATACCGCCGAAGTAG
- a CDS encoding tetratricopeptide repeat protein, whose translation MASISKNKPRKPERLIAGAVSRSTSSPATRPLTWQVNWWLLLATVLSIGLIAPLAHFWHSYQLNRHSAIFLSRANTLEGEEKWGDAAQLVERYLRVYPADVEARVRLAQLFDKVADETPSKIPTSERLFSVAVGLAPDITALRLRHAHRLLQLGRYSDALYETKAALEQEPNNAEALRLKAVAAFGDARARGDFSDEKELIKSFQAAMSACTGTQEQVDLALQLAEMYRRDLVGESVEVRRSLADQVVDEMVSACSTLPTAWIGRYLYNIRNDGSGKDEDLDRALQVDQDRSHATVQLLAAERAKGLDETEAAREYYERAIAAQPDDVRGYLGLAQLDSDKKNFDTVIGVLTRGLAAVGKPDRPTLQLTLVSTYLAAGKLNDADDLLNALAKELENQETRLPRGSSSPLRSTLDALRGQWHLEQQEYSQAAVLLKRSVVEHPSVSTRQEVVSRAQAYMQLGRCYTALKHWDQAASAFKDAATLLPQAIAPQYAAAKSWQSAGRLDEAVREFRQATTHPEATEEVWGALVEAQLRQQVTTAEKQRNWQSIDESLSAGQKRFPDSKLLAGLRSQLHDLQRGTRGTLKLMEEAQAADPRSTRMTEGLILAYEKEKQPQKADRILEAFAAGNENVADVVLLRTTLLVAREQFDDASQALLDFLPKAPADRQEEIQYRRAGVAMRAGKLDEARDVLAKLVGGADRNEILLELLADLALETKNLDDLAHWEDELRKQEGAEGTGWRFYRAQRLLSEAKGPSDSRLTEAEQLTAEIIKLRPMWSIGSVLQGQLAERRSQPERAIEAYRKALTLGERRPFVREQLVVLLYVTNQTDDVEAYLQELGDAVARSPRLTNIAISLRIRGGDPAVALELARKEVELRPKDGMSYVTLGQALLAAKENSEAGETLRQATSVSPTDLRTWQALFGYHVSLHQLDEARATLADAAKYSQHSELELLPVFARDQLLMGDEEAAAQSHRRLLEIAPDDAFVQARAAAFFADRDPVLAEKCLRRWGTLLPQSREARLALASFLTSRGQEAQLAEAGKLLDTLATGTKVDPVAQGRQARLLLRRGQANDHENGKKLLEDLLARGDAADDDRAVLVNLYETEGRIRLAQENAFALVNRRNPQSRDLARYVDLLLKDNRASEAAPWLKKLIAADPDGFATLSLQARSLLAGGNTDQVQPLAEEYLQQRLEQAKSPTDRSKLLLSVGNLYNQLHMDRAAERTIRSAMTENAADYASLATWLAGHDKLPEAIELCLGAVAHDETPQAATLLTRVLVLGHADKETARRVEPLLQKALRQHGEHVEFLFTLATWRLVAEQNEEAVTLLRKVLAAEPRHLMALNNLATALGEQPATNAEACELIGRAIAQAGPLVELLDTKGTLLLAAGDVDGAVKVLRDATSRSSSDPRHFFHLALALRRAGKLPESRVALERAHKLSIDAAVLTPKNQRLLSELEQDLKG comes from the coding sequence ATGGCGTCAATCTCAAAAAACAAACCCCGCAAGCCCGAGCGACTCATCGCAGGCGCCGTGAGCCGCAGCACGTCTTCTCCGGCGACACGGCCGCTCACCTGGCAGGTGAATTGGTGGTTGCTGTTGGCAACCGTGCTGTCGATCGGGCTAATCGCCCCGCTGGCGCACTTCTGGCACTCCTATCAGCTGAACCGGCACAGCGCTATATTTCTGAGTCGGGCCAATACGCTGGAAGGCGAGGAAAAATGGGGAGACGCAGCCCAACTGGTGGAGCGGTATCTGAGAGTTTACCCGGCCGATGTCGAAGCGCGTGTCCGTTTAGCCCAACTCTTCGACAAGGTCGCAGACGAAACACCGAGTAAGATCCCAACGTCTGAGCGATTATTTTCTGTGGCCGTCGGATTGGCTCCGGATATCACTGCCTTACGACTTCGTCACGCTCATCGCCTCTTGCAATTGGGCCGTTATAGCGACGCACTTTACGAAACCAAGGCTGCCCTCGAGCAGGAGCCTAACAACGCCGAGGCCCTCAGGCTGAAAGCGGTCGCTGCTTTCGGCGATGCCCGGGCGCGTGGTGACTTTTCTGACGAAAAAGAACTGATTAAGAGCTTTCAGGCCGCAATGTCCGCCTGCACAGGAACTCAAGAACAGGTTGATCTTGCTCTGCAGCTGGCCGAGATGTATCGACGTGATCTGGTCGGTGAATCCGTCGAAGTACGACGATCTCTGGCCGATCAGGTCGTCGACGAAATGGTGAGCGCTTGCAGCACGCTCCCCACCGCCTGGATTGGCCGCTATCTGTATAACATCCGCAATGACGGCAGCGGCAAAGACGAGGATCTCGATCGGGCATTGCAGGTCGATCAAGATCGTTCGCATGCCACCGTGCAACTGCTGGCGGCCGAACGCGCCAAAGGCTTGGACGAGACCGAGGCCGCCCGCGAATACTACGAACGAGCGATCGCGGCGCAACCCGACGATGTGCGCGGCTACTTAGGATTGGCGCAGCTCGACTCCGACAAGAAGAACTTCGACACGGTCATCGGCGTACTCACACGTGGCCTTGCGGCGGTCGGCAAGCCCGACCGGCCTACATTGCAATTGACGCTGGTATCCACCTATTTGGCCGCCGGCAAGTTGAACGATGCCGATGACTTGTTAAATGCACTCGCGAAAGAGTTAGAAAATCAGGAAACCCGACTGCCGCGTGGCAGCTCGAGCCCGCTACGCAGCACTTTGGACGCGTTGCGCGGCCAGTGGCACCTAGAACAGCAAGAGTATTCGCAAGCCGCGGTGCTGCTCAAGCGTTCCGTAGTAGAGCATCCATCCGTATCCACGAGACAAGAAGTTGTCAGTCGTGCCCAGGCTTATATGCAACTGGGACGCTGCTATACGGCATTGAAGCATTGGGATCAGGCGGCCAGCGCCTTCAAGGACGCCGCGACACTGCTGCCGCAGGCCATCGCCCCTCAATATGCGGCCGCTAAATCCTGGCAATCAGCCGGGCGTCTGGATGAGGCAGTGCGAGAATTTCGACAGGCGACGACGCACCCCGAGGCCACGGAAGAAGTCTGGGGAGCCCTGGTCGAAGCCCAACTTCGCCAACAAGTGACCACGGCCGAGAAGCAACGCAACTGGCAATCCATCGACGAGAGCCTCTCGGCGGGGCAAAAGCGCTTTCCCGATTCCAAGCTGCTAGCCGGCTTGCGATCCCAGTTGCACGATCTGCAGCGCGGAACGCGCGGCACTCTGAAACTCATGGAAGAGGCACAGGCCGCCGACCCACGCTCGACTCGAATGACCGAAGGGCTGATCCTGGCCTATGAGAAGGAGAAACAACCGCAGAAGGCCGACCGAATCCTGGAGGCCTTCGCCGCGGGCAATGAGAACGTGGCGGACGTAGTCCTACTGCGTACGACTCTGCTTGTGGCACGCGAACAATTTGACGACGCCAGCCAGGCGCTGTTGGATTTTCTGCCAAAAGCGCCTGCGGATAGACAAGAAGAAATCCAGTACCGCCGGGCCGGCGTGGCAATGCGGGCCGGCAAGTTGGACGAAGCGCGTGACGTTCTCGCGAAGCTAGTAGGCGGTGCGGACCGCAACGAGATCCTGCTGGAGTTATTGGCTGATTTGGCGCTGGAAACAAAAAACCTGGACGACCTGGCGCATTGGGAAGACGAACTTCGGAAACAAGAGGGTGCTGAAGGAACCGGTTGGCGCTTCTACCGAGCGCAGCGTCTTCTCAGTGAGGCCAAGGGGCCTTCCGACTCGCGCCTGACCGAGGCCGAGCAATTGACGGCTGAAATCATCAAGCTGCGCCCCATGTGGTCGATTGGATCTGTGTTGCAAGGACAACTGGCAGAGCGTCGTTCGCAGCCGGAACGCGCCATCGAGGCTTACCGCAAAGCTCTGACGTTGGGCGAACGGCGGCCCTTTGTCCGCGAGCAATTAGTAGTTCTGCTGTATGTGACAAATCAGACCGACGACGTTGAAGCCTACCTGCAAGAGCTCGGGGACGCTGTCGCCCGATCGCCGCGTTTGACGAATATCGCCATCTCGTTGCGGATTCGTGGAGGTGACCCTGCCGTCGCGTTGGAGCTTGCTCGCAAGGAGGTCGAACTGCGACCGAAAGACGGCATGAGTTACGTCACGCTTGGTCAGGCCCTGCTGGCGGCTAAAGAAAATAGCGAGGCAGGCGAAACCCTCCGACAGGCAACCTCCGTCAGCCCCACAGACTTGCGCACCTGGCAGGCCCTGTTTGGCTATCATGTCTCCCTGCATCAGCTGGACGAGGCGCGCGCCACTTTGGCGGACGCGGCTAAGTACTCGCAGCATAGCGAGCTCGAACTGCTGCCGGTCTTCGCCCGCGACCAACTGTTGATGGGAGACGAAGAGGCCGCCGCGCAGTCGCACCGGCGGTTATTGGAAATTGCACCGGATGACGCGTTCGTCCAGGCGCGGGCGGCGGCGTTCTTTGCGGATCGCGATCCTGTGTTGGCCGAGAAGTGCCTGCGTCGTTGGGGAACGCTTTTGCCGCAATCACGCGAGGCCAGGCTCGCCTTGGCATCGTTTCTGACATCACGCGGGCAGGAGGCGCAGTTGGCCGAAGCAGGCAAGTTGTTGGACACATTGGCAACTGGTACGAAAGTAGATCCCGTCGCGCAAGGTCGGCAAGCTCGCCTGCTGCTGCGACGAGGTCAGGCTAACGACCATGAGAATGGTAAGAAGCTGCTGGAAGATCTGCTGGCGCGGGGCGACGCGGCTGACGATGATCGTGCCGTGCTGGTCAACCTCTATGAAACGGAAGGACGTATCCGCCTAGCCCAGGAGAATGCCTTCGCACTCGTGAATCGGCGGAATCCTCAGTCGCGGGACCTGGCGCGATACGTCGACTTGCTGTTGAAGGACAATCGGGCGTCGGAGGCTGCACCTTGGCTCAAAAAACTGATCGCGGCCGATCCCGATGGGTTCGCGACTCTGAGTCTGCAGGCACGATCGCTACTTGCGGGGGGGAATACGGACCAGGTGCAGCCGCTGGCCGAGGAGTATTTGCAGCAGCGATTGGAGCAAGCCAAATCCCCGACCGACCGCTCGAAACTGCTGCTATCTGTTGGCAATCTTTACAATCAGCTGCACATGGATCGCGCCGCAGAGCGGACCATACGATCGGCTATGACGGAGAACGCTGCCGATTACGCGTCCCTGGCCACGTGGCTGGCCGGCCATGACAAACTGCCAGAGGCGATCGAGCTGTGTCTGGGCGCGGTCGCCCACGACGAGACACCGCAGGCAGCAACGCTGCTCACCAGGGTGCTCGTGCTGGGCCATGCCGACAAGGAAACGGCGCGGCGCGTCGAACCACTCTTGCAAAAAGCGCTACGGCAGCATGGTGAGCATGTAGAGTTCCTTTTCACGCTGGCAACGTGGCGACTCGTAGCAGAGCAAAACGAGGAAGCGGTCACGCTTTTGCGAAAGGTGCTCGCCGCAGAGCCGCGGCACTTGATGGCCCTCAACAATCTGGCCACGGCGCTGGGGGAACAGCCCGCCACCAACGCCGAAGCCTGCGAGTTGATCGGTCGCGCCATTGCACAAGCCGGACCATTAGTCGAGCTGCTAGACACGAAGGGGACGTTGCTCTTGGCCGCTGGCGATGTCGACGGTGCCGTCAAGGTATTGCGCGACGCAACCTCGCGATCGTCGTCCGATCCGCGTCATTTCTTTCATTTGGCTTTAGCGCTGCGACGTGCCGGCAAATTGCCCGAATCTCGTGTAGCACTCGAGCGAGCTCATAAGCTCTCGATCGACGCGGCCGTCTTGACGCCCAAGAACCAGCGTCTGCTTTCCGAACTCGAACAAGACCTTAAGGGCTAG
- a CDS encoding polysaccharide biosynthesis tyrosine autokinase, which yields MQEHKRLPAPGPRRDLTPAGPPVVPARLDTGRFAPPPSGGRVTPAFVLQALARWWTLALPTALMLAVSGAIISWFSFEPTFEAEAWLRIADHRPYVAFPTEEDSKRFALTQVETIRSPVVLSRCLSQPEIAQLPELKSQLDPLKWLTRRLTVVGVAESELFRVKFKGPNAANAAKIANAVVAAYLKHHTAETNEQAQTMIDVLIRHKDDRIQDLERMQARVRDLTKQVTGKDIGAARPRRQETTTTVNPMAALEIRLANVEVEKQVIEVQLEAAQQALLAQDKVAVSSQVLDQIVANDPEILAMNKELLDIRTQIREYERTSKNPADLDPVKALLKRRAELGNSLTKSKQELRKSRTGELQESELAAKRDEINGYIEELKKQQMLEELLRKRLDAERGELEKYGDQALNLEFARAEMERAEEVFDRITDRMTALQTEKAADKRVHLFGDATVPIEPVTTQTKFVAMVGGAMFLLPFALALLWEVRVRRVATVDQLREESWLPVIGEITALPTRSLMPGRRAQARFERQRSTFEESISHLRTSLVLCDDTAHLHVVAVASAVSREGKTSVAAQLAANMAKASSEPTLLVDADLRAPDIHEVMGVNAGPGLADVLSRKATLQSVIVPTSLPNVWVLPAGHSTISPHTLFTIDAYRDVLETLRAQFHYIVIDCPPLLSASEALTVAKSADGVLLCTMRDVSRVGQVREARDRLTRAGARPLGVVLSGVSPKSYTARYGGYGYAIVHPGDSFDGEAS from the coding sequence ATGCAAGAGCATAAGAGACTTCCTGCTCCAGGCCCGCGCCGGGACCTGACGCCTGCCGGGCCTCCGGTTGTTCCGGCTCGCCTGGACACGGGCCGGTTTGCGCCGCCACCATCAGGTGGCCGGGTCACGCCGGCGTTTGTCCTGCAAGCGCTCGCGCGGTGGTGGACCTTGGCCCTGCCGACGGCGCTGATGCTGGCGGTCTCCGGCGCGATCATTTCCTGGTTCTCGTTCGAGCCCACGTTCGAGGCCGAAGCTTGGCTCAGAATTGCCGATCACCGACCGTACGTCGCATTCCCCACGGAAGAAGACTCCAAGCGTTTCGCTCTGACCCAGGTCGAGACGATCCGCAGCCCCGTAGTGCTCAGCCGTTGCTTGAGCCAGCCGGAAATCGCGCAACTTCCCGAGCTCAAGTCGCAACTGGATCCGCTGAAATGGCTCACTAGGCGCCTTACTGTCGTCGGCGTGGCAGAATCGGAACTCTTTCGGGTCAAGTTCAAGGGCCCGAACGCCGCCAACGCCGCAAAGATCGCCAACGCGGTCGTGGCCGCTTACCTCAAGCATCACACCGCCGAAACAAACGAACAAGCACAAACGATGATTGATGTGCTGATTCGTCACAAGGACGACCGAATCCAGGATTTGGAGCGGATGCAGGCGCGCGTCAGGGATCTAACCAAGCAAGTCACCGGAAAAGACATCGGCGCGGCGCGTCCAAGACGGCAAGAGACGACGACCACGGTTAATCCGATGGCCGCTCTCGAGATTCGCCTGGCGAATGTGGAAGTTGAAAAACAAGTCATCGAAGTCCAACTGGAAGCGGCGCAACAGGCGCTTCTGGCTCAGGACAAGGTTGCCGTTTCGTCGCAGGTCCTCGACCAAATCGTGGCGAACGATCCTGAGATCTTGGCGATGAACAAAGAGTTGCTGGATATCCGCACCCAAATCAGGGAATACGAGAGGACCTCGAAGAATCCTGCTGACTTGGATCCTGTGAAAGCTCTGCTCAAACGTCGCGCGGAGCTCGGCAACTCGCTGACGAAGAGCAAGCAAGAATTGCGCAAGTCGCGCACCGGGGAGCTGCAGGAAAGCGAGCTGGCCGCGAAACGAGACGAGATCAATGGGTACATCGAGGAGCTTAAGAAACAGCAAATGCTCGAGGAGTTACTGCGCAAGCGACTTGATGCGGAACGTGGCGAGCTGGAGAAGTATGGCGATCAGGCGTTGAACCTGGAATTCGCCCGCGCCGAGATGGAGCGTGCCGAAGAGGTTTTTGACCGCATTACCGATCGCATGACTGCCCTACAGACCGAAAAGGCGGCCGACAAGCGCGTGCATTTGTTCGGCGACGCTACCGTACCCATCGAACCGGTGACGACACAAACCAAGTTCGTGGCGATGGTGGGCGGGGCCATGTTCCTGCTGCCTTTTGCACTGGCCTTGCTATGGGAAGTACGCGTGCGCCGAGTTGCCACAGTCGATCAACTGCGGGAAGAATCCTGGCTACCCGTCATCGGAGAAATCACGGCCTTGCCGACCCGGTCTTTGATGCCCGGTCGCCGTGCCCAGGCGCGATTTGAACGGCAGCGATCGACTTTTGAGGAGAGCATCTCGCACTTGCGGACTAGTTTGGTGTTGTGCGACGACACGGCCCATCTGCACGTGGTGGCCGTGGCCAGCGCGGTTAGTCGCGAAGGCAAGACGAGCGTTGCCGCCCAATTGGCGGCGAATATGGCCAAGGCCAGCAGCGAACCCACGTTGTTGGTCGACGCGGATCTGCGTGCCCCGGACATTCATGAGGTCATGGGGGTCAACGCGGGGCCGGGTCTTGCAGATGTCTTGTCTCGCAAAGCCACGCTGCAGTCCGTCATCGTCCCTACCTCATTGCCGAACGTGTGGGTGCTACCGGCAGGCCATTCGACGATCAGTCCTCACACGCTATTTACCATCGACGCCTACCGGGACGTGTTGGAAACGCTCCGCGCTCAATTCCATTACATAGTGATCGATTGCCCGCCGCTGCTTTCGGCGAGCGAAGCCCTCACGGTCGCCAAATCCGCTGACGGTGTATTGCTGTGTACGATGCGCGACGTCAGTCGCGTAGGGCAGGTGCGCGAAGCGCGCGACCGGCTGACGCGCGCTGGTGCACGTCCGCTGGGGGTCGTGCTGAGCGGCGTCTCGCCCAAAAGCTATACCGCGCGATACGGCGGTTATGGCTATGCCATTGTGCATCCGGGCGACAGCTTCGACGGCGAGGCAAGTTGA